In Candidatus Microthrix subdominans, the DNA window CCTGAGCGAAGGGACCGAGCCGTGATCCTGCTGGTCATCGTGCTGGCGGGCATCGGCTCCTACCTGTTCCGCAGCGTGTTCATCCTGGCGCTGGCGGATCGCACCCCACCCCCGGTGGTGTCCAAGGCGCTGCGCAACGTCGGCCCGGCCGTGCTGTCGGCGCTGGTCGTCACCGATCTGTGGGGGCCGAGCGCCCCGCCGGTCGGCACGCCGGAATTGCTCGGCGTGCTGGCGGCCGGCCTGGCAGCCTGGCGAACCCGCAACCTGATCGTTGCGGTGGTGGTGGGCATGGTCGTGCGCTGGGTGCTGTTGGCGGCGGGTCTCTGACCGATGACGCGACGGCCGGATCAGGAGACCTTCCCGTTCAAGGAGCACCTTGGGTTCACGGTTCACGACGGTGAGGCCACCGGCACCGTGACCCTCCTCCTCGGCGAGCGTCATATGAACCCGAACGGCGTTGCCCACGGTTCGGTTGCGTTTGCGCTGATGGACACGGCCATGGGATCGGTGGTCATGAGCACGATCGAGCATGGCGCCATGCAGAGGGCCGATGGGTTGAACCGGGCGTGCTCAGCCGGTGAACTTCGGCGGCAGCGGCTTGGCAGCCTCGTCGTCGCCGCTCGGCGGTGCCTCGATCGTCGACGGCGGCTCCGGTTCGGTGAGGGCCAGGTCGAAGCAGTAGTCCGGCGCGCTGACCGGGTTGCAGCGGGCCACGCGAAGCGGGGCGTCGGCCGGCGCAGCACGCTCGGCGACCAACGCAGCGCCGCGGCTGGTGGGCGGCAGGGGCGAGACGTAGTCGGCGAACGGTAACCCGTAAACGCCCAGCAGCTTGGTGAGGCCGGGCACCGGGTAGTCGGTCGACACCCACTGGGCGCCCGAGGCAAAGGCGGCGTCCTGCATGGTCGTGTTTCCCGACTGGGCCTGGCTGATCGGGGTGTCGGCGCGGGTGCGGACGACATAGCCCGCCTCGACCGCTTGCTCGATGGTGGCGCGGTCGGTCATTGGATCGTTCAGCTTGACGAACGCAGCGTCGGGTTCCCCGGGGGCGTTTGACGTGAACATCACCCGTCCCTCGAGCGCCGGGTGCCCGTCGCGGTAGCGGTCGGCGATGACGTTCTCGTTGTCGAGCAGGAACATGGTCTGGCCACGGAGCGCTGACATCGCCGGCCAACCCGGCCCGGTCACCACCTCGTCGAGCGTGGCGGCGTTGCCCCGCAGGTCGTCGGGCGTGAACATGGCGTCCTCCGGGAACACGGTGCGGATCTCGGCGTCGAGGTCATCGAGACGCGCGGCGGTGAACGGCAGGGGTTCGGTCAGGTCGACCGGCAGGTCGCCCTCGAACATATCGTCCTTCAACTCGAGCAGAACAGCGATCGGAAAGTGGCCGGGGTGCGCTGTCGACCAGTCACGTACCTGGGTCAAGCACTGGGTCAACAACACGCAGGTGGTGCGCATGTCGAAGTCGGGGATGTGTAACACCTTGGTCCCCGGCTCCTGCAGCTCGGGTGGGTCCCACGCCTCGTACTCCTCGTCGTACGGCGCGATGCCGGTGACGATGTTGGCGACCGGATCGGCGTAGCGGCCGCCCTCGGGGTCGGCGACGAGGTCGAGCTCGATCTGGCGGACCCCTTCGCCGGAGAACTGCTGTGGCAGGGGGCCGTGCTCGTAGAGCAACTCTTCGGGTTTCAGCTCGGGTGGGGCAATCGTCTTGGCGAAGTCGAACAGGCCCTTCAGCGGTGGCAGGTGATAGCTGTTGTGGCTGCCGAGGAACTGCAGTTCGTTGAGCCTGAGGTCGTCCTGGGTGGGGGCATCGTCCTGGCGTGGCGACGTCGGAGCGGCGCCGGCGTTCGATGCGGTCAGCGGTACCATGAGCGCCACGGCGCACAGCGCCGCAACCACTCCGTTTCGTGCGTGCGTTCGGGGCTGCGTCATGGTCCCTCCGACCCTCTGTGCTCAGTGCTTCGGTGAGGGTACCGCTTGTGTCGCACGTCATAGCGATTTGGGAACGATGGCGCCCGCTCTTGTGGGCGGACTCGGCGGTGGCCGAACCGTCGCCCGCGGTCCTGATGCGACACACTGAGCTGATGAACGATCACGCAGCTGCAGCCGACGTTGAGGACGCGGTGACACGCTGGGGTGCGGTCACGTTGTCCGAGTTGGATGGGACGGCCGTCCTGGTCTTGGGTGACGGCCTCAACACGGTTGACGGCGAGTGGTTGGATGGGGTGATCGACGCCATCGATCGGCTCGAGGGTGCCGAGCAGCCGCCGGCCTTGGTGACGATCGGGTCACAGCGGGCCTACTGCACCGGCTACGACCTCGAGTTTCTTGCCGGGCTGGAGCAGGGTGAGGTGGAGGCCGAGGTCGAGCGGTCGCTGGACGTGCTGGCCCGGATCCTGACCTACCCCGGCCCAACCGTGGCGGCGCTGTCGGGCCACGCCTTCGGATACGGGGCCATGTTGGCACTGGCCCACGATCAGCGGGTGATGCGCGCCGACCGGGGTTGGTTCTGCCTGCCCGAGGTGGACCTGGGTCTGGCGTTCCAGCCGTTCCAGTTGGCCCTCATCCGGGCACGTCTGATGCCCCAGACGGCGCACCGGGCCATCACCACCGGCCACCGGTTCGACGCGGCCGAAGCGTTGGCCGCCGGCATCGTCGAGCACATCGCCGAACCAGACGCCCTGAAGGGACGTGCGCTCGAACTGGCGGCGGACGGTGCCGGGAAGGCGCCCACCATCGTGTCGACGTTGAAGCGCGACCTGTATGCCGACGTGTTGGCGGCGCCCCGCCTGGGCCGCTGAGCGCAACGCTCCACAACATCGGTCGGCCTTCCGGTCGACACGCGCAGCGGGTCCTCAGTCGCTGGAGACTCGGGCGCCCAGCGATCGAAAGGCCAGCGTGAAGGTCACCAGGCCCAAGCCGAGCACGGCCGCAATGGCCTTGGCGATCGGCGCCACCTCCCACCCGCTGGACACGATCGCCCGCAGGCCCTCGAGCAGGTAGGTCACCGGGTTGTAGGTGGCGGCGGTCTGCAGCCAGCCGCTGAGCGCCTCCTTGGGAAGAAACGACGTCGTGAGGAAGGCGAACGGAAAGAACAGCAGAAAGCTGGAAGCGACCGCGCCCGGGTTTCCGGTGCGCAGAGCGATCGTGTACGGGAAACCGGTGAAGGCCACGCCCCAGGCGCCGGCGATCAGCAGGAAGGCCAGCATGCCCAGCGGGCCGGTGACGAAGCGAACGCCCATGACCATGGCCAGGGCGGTGACGCCGATGCTGAGGACGACCACCAGCACGAAGTCGGCGATCATCAGCCCGAGCAGCAGCGCGGGCCGCTTTACCGGGGTGACCAACAGGCGATCGAAGTAGCCGTCCTGGATGTCGGTCACCAGCGCCGAGGCACGGGACACACCGGTGACGGCGAAGATGATCGCCACCGGCAGCTGGAAGGCCTTGAAGTCGGTCACGCTGCCGCTGCTCTGGGCCAACTTTTGGAGCGATCCCACGTTGACGAAGAAGAAGAACACCGGCACGATGATCGCCGGGATGATCGCCTCCGGCTCCCGGGGAAGGCTGCGGATCGCCCGTCGGGCCACCGTGGCCAGGTCGGTGAAGAAGCCCGCGGGGCGGGCGCTGATCTGGGTGCTGATCTCGGTGTTGCTCACTCGGACTCCACGTCGTCTTGGTCGTCGTCGTCCCCGGCCAGACGCTCGCCGGTCACCGAGACGAACACGTCGTCCAGGGTGGGCGTGCGCAGCGTCAGGCTGAGGACCTTGAGGTCGGCCTTGCCCAGGGCGATCGCCACCGGGCTGAGCAGGGCGGCACCGTTGGGGGTGCCGACCAGCAGCTCGTGGCCTCGCATCTCGACGCCCTCGGTGCCCTCGAGCCCGGCCAGGGTCGATTCGGCCAGCTCCATCTGGGCATGTTCGACCTCGACGACGATCAGGTCGTTGCCGAGCTGGCGCTTCAGCGCGGTCGGGGTGTCCTCGACCGCGAGCTTGCCGTGGCTGATGATGCCCACCCGGTCCGCCAGCTCGTCGGCCTCCTCGAGGTACTGCGTGGTGAGGAACACGGTCATCCCCAGCTCCTCGTTGAGGTGGCGCACCTCGTCCCACACCTTCTTGCGGCTGATCGGGTCGAGACCGGTGGTCGGCTCGTCGAGGAACAGCACCTGCGGGTTGTGCACCAGCGAGGCGGCCAGGTCGAGGCGCCGCTTCATGCCGCCCGAGTAGGTGGCCACCCGCTGGTCGAACGCCTCGCCCAGGTCGATGAACGAGATGATGTCCGTGGTGCGCTGGGCGATCTCCGAGCGGTTCAGGCCGTAGAGCCGACCCTGGATGTCGAGGATCTCCCGCCCGGTCTGACGCTCGTCCAGCCCGGCGTCCTGCAGCGCCACCCCGATGTTGAACCGCACGCCGTTGGGGTCCTTGGCGACGTCGTGTCCGAGCACGGCGGCCGTTCCGGACGTGGGTGCCAACAGGGTGCACAGCATGCGCACCATCGTCGACTTGCCGGCGCCGTTGGGCCCGAGAAACCCATAAATTTCGCCGGGGGCCACGCTGAGGTCGACCCCGTCGACGGCGGGCCTGCCGTCGAAAGTGCGCTTGATGGTGTGGGTTTCGATTGCGGGCGACATGGAGCGGGAA includes these proteins:
- a CDS encoding enoyl-CoA hydratase/isomerase family protein; the protein is MNDHAAAADVEDAVTRWGAVTLSELDGTAVLVLGDGLNTVDGEWLDGVIDAIDRLEGAEQPPALVTIGSQRAYCTGYDLEFLAGLEQGEVEAEVERSLDVLARILTYPGPTVAALSGHAFGYGAMLALAHDQRVMRADRGWFCLPEVDLGLAFQPFQLALIRARLMPQTAHRAITTGHRFDAAEALAAGIVEHIAEPDALKGRALELAADGAGKAPTIVSTLKRDLYADVLAAPRLGR
- a CDS encoding ABC transporter permease, with product MSNTEISTQISARPAGFFTDLATVARRAIRSLPREPEAIIPAIIVPVFFFFVNVGSLQKLAQSSGSVTDFKAFQLPVAIIFAVTGVSRASALVTDIQDGYFDRLLVTPVKRPALLLGLMIADFVLVVVLSIGVTALAMVMGVRFVTGPLGMLAFLLIAGAWGVAFTGFPYTIALRTGNPGAVASSFLLFFPFAFLTTSFLPKEALSGWLQTAATYNPVTYLLEGLRAIVSSGWEVAPIAKAIAAVLGLGLVTFTLAFRSLGARVSSD
- a CDS encoding ATP-binding cassette domain-containing protein — protein: MSPAIETHTIKRTFDGRPAVDGVDLSVAPGEIYGFLGPNGAGKSTMVRMLCTLLAPTSGTAAVLGHDVAKDPNGVRFNIGVALQDAGLDERQTGREILDIQGRLYGLNRSEIAQRTTDIISFIDLGEAFDQRVATYSGGMKRRLDLAASLVHNPQVLFLDEPTTGLDPISRKKVWDEVRHLNEELGMTVFLTTQYLEEADELADRVGIISHGKLAVEDTPTALKRQLGNDLIVVEVEHAQMELAESTLAGLEGTEGVEMRGHELLVGTPNGAALLSPVAIALGKADLKVLSLTLRTPTLDDVFVSVTGERLAGDDDDQDDVESE
- a CDS encoding AzlD domain-containing protein; its protein translation is MILLVIVLAGIGSYLFRSVFILALADRTPPPVVSKALRNVGPAVLSALVVTDLWGPSAPPVGTPELLGVLAAGLAAWRTRNLIVAVVVGMVVRWVLLAAGL